In one window of Saprospiraceae bacterium DNA:
- a CDS encoding bifunctional oligoribonuclease/PAP phosphatase NrnA has product MDAINQLKELIQSPKNSIILSHRNPDGDALGSSLGLSLFLQQYQHNVRVIFPSEYPVNFEWMPQTEEIVIYDLNPKLAEQYIQQADLIFCLDFNSLERIDKMAVMVSERHVPKIMIDHHIDPEPFADLQFSDEHSSSTSEMVYEIIRHISEEKSSKNLILDCLYTGIMTDTGSFHHATSSKVFKILAEFKEMGLNDTRIQELVNNSQPDKYLKLLGHCLHNRMELYPEQQFGLIWLSKDDYRNFDIKRGDTEGIINYLMMLKSVRVGALVMNQPNIVKLSLRSKGDFSVQQLCKKHFNGGGHRNASGGYFKSGLEEAILKLKQAMHVVS; this is encoded by the coding sequence ATGGATGCAATCAATCAGCTAAAAGAGCTCATACAATCGCCAAAAAACAGCATCATCCTTTCACATCGAAATCCCGATGGAGATGCTCTTGGTTCCAGTCTTGGTCTGAGCTTATTTCTTCAGCAATATCAGCATAATGTACGCGTCATTTTCCCAAGTGAATATCCGGTCAATTTCGAATGGATGCCTCAGACTGAAGAAATTGTAATTTACGATTTGAATCCCAAATTGGCAGAGCAGTATATTCAACAGGCAGATTTAATTTTTTGTCTGGACTTCAATTCGTTGGAGCGCATTGATAAAATGGCAGTGATGGTCTCCGAACGCCATGTTCCCAAGATCATGATCGACCACCACATCGATCCGGAGCCTTTTGCGGACCTTCAATTCAGCGATGAACATTCCAGTTCCACTTCGGAAATGGTTTATGAAATCATCAGGCATATAAGCGAAGAAAAGAGCAGCAAAAATTTGATCCTGGATTGCCTGTATACGGGTATCATGACGGATACCGGATCGTTTCACCATGCAACCAGTTCGAAAGTTTTTAAGATCCTTGCCGAGTTTAAAGAAATGGGATTGAATGATACGAGGATCCAGGAACTGGTCAATAATAGTCAACCGGATAAGTATTTAAAATTACTGGGCCATTGTTTGCACAACAGGATGGAATTGTATCCCGAACAGCAATTTGGTTTGATCTGGTTGAGTAAGGATGATTACAGGAATTTTGATATCAAGCGTGGCGATACGGAAGGCATCATCAATTACCTGATGATGTTAAAATCCGTGAGGGTAGGAGCTTTGGTGATGAATCAACCCAACATTGTAAAATTATCGCTTCGGTCTAAAGGAGATTTTTCCGTGCAACAGTTGTGTAAAAAACATTTTAACGGAGGAGGTCACCGGAATGCTTCCGGTGGTTATTTTAAGTCGGGTTTAGAAGAGGCCATATTAAAATTAAAACAAGCCATGCACGTGGTTTCATAA
- a CDS encoding nucleoside-diphosphate kinase, protein MKGTRTFMMIKPDAVESGHMGAILDKIIGGGFRIVAMKYTKLSPEKAGEFYAVHRERPFYGELVAFMSRGPIVAAILEKTNAVEDFRKLIGATDPAKAEPGTIRALYAKNVGENAVHGSDSDENAVIEGSFHFAGTEIFNQ, encoded by the coding sequence ATGAAAGGGACCAGGACATTTATGATGATCAAACCGGATGCTGTTGAATCCGGACATATGGGAGCAATACTCGACAAAATAATTGGAGGTGGTTTCAGGATCGTAGCCATGAAATACACAAAACTATCTCCCGAGAAGGCAGGTGAATTCTATGCAGTGCACAGGGAAAGACCTTTTTATGGAGAACTCGTAGCTTTTATGTCAAGAGGTCCGATCGTAGCCGCTATCCTTGAAAAAACAAATGCCGTTGAAGACTTCAGGAAACTTATCGGAGCCACGGATCCAGCAAAAGCAGAACCCGGAACGATTCGTGCGCTTTATGCAAAAAATGTAGGAGAGAATGCTGTACACGGTTCTGATTCCGATGAAAATGCAGTCATCGAAGGAAGTTTTCACTTTGCAGGTACCGAAATATTCAATCAGTAA
- a CDS encoding cytochrome C peroxidase, translating to MRSLSIRSNVYSISLFLLFWLLHSFGDSLTSHHSKKTYFKPVNPIELTPYQQLYFERLTALGDSVNHLLNLLEDKDISNYSNLESSLKAARKTLKAGDFFWRYIDPIQYRKLNGVLPVEWEVEVFEKWEAPYRREGGGFFLLEEQLGETHRDPDPMKLLLRKSKEAILAFRQDSNTRQLSDPGHFYFANRLFLLNLAVIYTSGFENPDTAQILPELLSMLHKTRDIYAAFALSHPAYLLPADYTNLFYRMIFFINSSQGVYSNFDHFTFIKDYVNPLYRLNAKRILELNLRSKSFNDYALNNQAPDIFSKNLYRAQENFFLFKRAAATTKAELIKLGELLFHDPLLSGNNLRSCASCHKPGQFFTDTATRTALTFDQQGLLARNAPTLLNAASNHLMMYDGLHLSLKDQLKAVHLNVEEMKGDVVTTMKELLSCSVYKNKLEALAAQSTEKKLSFDHVAEAIIAYYTRFDTSVSGFDKAIRGQTEISKTVKKGFNLFMGKAACGTCHFAPHFNGIKPPYTGNEFEVLGVPVDTQFTSLSPDPGRFGVHPVPEMRNAFRTGALRNIARTKPYMHNGIYNSLLEVIEFYNKGGAKGRGLSLDNQTLPEDHLNLTDSEKIQLLRFLESLNEDVSIQSTLPALPGCKTKELNQRAVGGVY from the coding sequence ATGAGATCTTTGAGTATCAGATCTAATGTTTACAGCATCAGTCTTTTTCTGTTATTTTGGCTGCTTCACTCATTCGGCGATAGTTTGACTTCACACCATTCGAAAAAAACTTATTTTAAACCTGTAAACCCAATTGAGCTTACTCCATATCAACAACTTTATTTCGAACGGTTAACGGCTTTGGGAGATTCTGTTAACCATTTACTCAATTTGCTGGAAGATAAGGATATATCGAATTATTCCAATCTGGAATCTTCCCTAAAAGCTGCCAGAAAAACCTTAAAGGCCGGCGATTTTTTTTGGAGGTATATAGACCCCATTCAATACCGAAAATTGAACGGAGTCCTGCCTGTCGAATGGGAAGTCGAAGTTTTTGAAAAATGGGAGGCTCCCTATCGAAGAGAAGGAGGAGGATTCTTCCTTCTGGAAGAACAACTTGGAGAAACGCATCGCGATCCTGATCCAATGAAATTGCTTTTGCGGAAGTCAAAGGAGGCCATTCTTGCATTCAGACAAGACAGCAACACCAGGCAACTTTCCGATCCGGGTCATTTTTATTTTGCGAACAGGCTGTTTCTATTGAATCTGGCTGTGATATACACCAGTGGATTTGAGAATCCGGATACAGCTCAGATTCTGCCCGAATTATTATCGATGCTCCATAAGACCAGGGACATTTACGCAGCATTTGCACTTTCTCATCCTGCTTATTTACTACCTGCTGATTACACCAACCTGTTCTACAGAATGATCTTTTTTATCAATTCAAGTCAGGGAGTATATTCGAATTTCGACCATTTTACTTTTATCAAAGATTATGTAAATCCCTTATACCGTTTGAACGCAAAAAGAATCCTTGAGCTCAATCTGAGATCGAAGAGCTTCAATGATTATGCCCTCAACAATCAAGCTCCAGATATTTTTTCTAAGAATCTCTACCGCGCGCAGGAGAATTTTTTTCTGTTTAAAAGGGCTGCTGCAACCACCAAAGCAGAATTGATTAAATTGGGGGAATTGTTGTTTCACGATCCTTTGTTATCCGGAAACAATTTGCGATCCTGTGCATCTTGCCATAAACCCGGCCAATTTTTTACAGATACGGCTACCAGGACAGCCTTGACCTTTGACCAACAGGGCCTGTTGGCAAGAAATGCACCAACCCTTTTGAATGCAGCAAGCAACCACCTGATGATGTACGACGGTTTGCACTTAAGCCTGAAAGATCAATTAAAAGCCGTGCATCTGAATGTAGAAGAAATGAAAGGGGATGTGGTGACCACCATGAAAGAGTTGTTGTCCTGTTCTGTTTATAAAAACAAACTCGAAGCATTAGCTGCGCAGAGTACCGAAAAAAAATTGTCTTTTGACCATGTGGCAGAAGCCATCATAGCTTATTACACCCGTTTCGATACTTCGGTTTCTGGATTTGACAAAGCCATAAGAGGTCAGACTGAAATTTCCAAAACCGTGAAAAAGGGATTTAATTTATTTATGGGAAAAGCGGCTTGCGGAACCTGTCACTTTGCTCCACATTTTAATGGCATCAAGCCACCATACACCGGAAACGAATTTGAGGTTTTAGGAGTGCCCGTCGATACCCAATTTACCTCGCTGAGTCCTGATCCCGGACGATTTGGTGTGCACCCGGTTCCTGAAATGCGAAATGCCTTCAGAACGGGTGCGTTGCGCAACATCGCCAGAACGAAACCCTACATGCATAATGGAATTTACAATAGCCTGCTGGAAGTCATTGAATTTTACAACAAAGGAGGTGCAAAGGGAAGAGGGTTGAGTCTGGATAACCAAACCTTGCCGGAGGATCATTTAAATCTAACAGATTCGGAAAAGATACAACTGCTCCGGTTTTTAGAAAGTTTGAACGAAGATGTATCTATTCAATCCACATTACCTGCCTTACCGGGGTGCAAAACAAAAGAATTAAACCAACGCGCAGTGGGGGGCGTTTATTGA
- a CDS encoding cytochrome c translates to MFTITNLKSFSFICFMLGVLACAKKGSEYFLPADMHPNTRNSFIVYLDKGKNLYREFCSECHGIHSAGKDSIPNFSNAQLDMYQAKLSMQSSPSHGMVETLTYEEVESILNFLRFRKKK, encoded by the coding sequence ATGTTTACAATTACCAATCTAAAGAGCTTTAGTTTTATATGTTTTATGTTGGGGGTGCTGGCATGCGCCAAAAAAGGAAGCGAATACTTTTTGCCAGCCGACATGCATCCCAATACAAGGAATTCATTTATTGTCTATTTGGACAAAGGCAAAAATTTATACAGAGAGTTTTGTTCTGAATGTCATGGGATCCATTCGGCGGGAAAAGACAGCATTCCCAATTTTTCTAATGCGCAACTGGATATGTACCAGGCCAAGCTTTCGATGCAGTCTTCACCTTCCCATGGCATGGTGGAAACTCTGACCTACGAAGAAGTCGAATCGATACTTAACTTTCTTAGATTCAGGAAGAAAAAATGA
- the purE gene encoding 5-(carboxyamino)imidazole ribonucleotide mutase codes for MKDQAVVGIIMGSDSDLRIMKEAADVLEQFGIAYELRIVSAHRTPEYMIEYAKTAKTKGLRVIIAGAGGAAHLPGMVASMTNLPVIGVPIRSSNSIDGWDSILSILQMPNGVPVATVALNAAKNAGLLACKILAVNDEILYSDLESYRWEMASNVMQKDEKISGRMSTRKPIM; via the coding sequence ATGAAAGATCAGGCAGTAGTAGGCATTATTATGGGTTCAGACAGCGACCTGCGCATTATGAAAGAAGCTGCAGATGTATTGGAGCAATTTGGAATTGCTTATGAATTGCGCATAGTATCAGCACACCGAACTCCGGAGTACATGATCGAATATGCGAAAACAGCAAAAACAAAAGGGCTCCGGGTCATCATTGCCGGTGCCGGTGGAGCAGCGCATTTACCAGGAATGGTTGCTTCAATGACTAATTTGCCAGTCATTGGAGTTCCAATAAGATCTTCCAATTCTATTGATGGCTGGGATTCTATTTTGTCTATTCTCCAAATGCCTAACGGGGTCCCTGTGGCAACCGTGGCTTTAAATGCCGCAAAAAATGCAGGACTTTTGGCATGTAAGATTTTGGCCGTAAATGATGAGATCCTCTATTCAGATCTGGAATCATACAGGTGGGAAATGGCATCTAACGTCATGCAAAAAGATGAAAAAATATCGGGTAGAATGTCAACGCGTAAGCCCATAATGTAA
- the purK gene encoding 5-(carboxyamino)imidazole ribonucleotide synthase produces the protein MGIFNPRSRKIGILGGGQLGKMLAQEASRMDLDVSFMDKDKGYPAAKVCPQFYEGNFNNYDDVLNFGRKMNVVTIEIEHVHIGALKQLESEGIQVFPQPHVLEFIQDKGLQKQFYKDHHFPTAEFSLYENKIEILEAVNRGDIEFPFVQKLRKGGYDGKGVQIVNSRDDLSKLMDEPGIIETKAKIQKEVAVIAVRNTFGECKAYSPVSMDFHSEANLVEDVVCPAEIPEETKMAAIDLAIRIANKLEIVGLLAVEMFYNEDDSLWINEIAPRPHNSGHITLDNGAISQFENHLRAILGLGIGQTTCMLPSVMINLLGDPVYSGKALYSGFDEIMKMDGVFVHLYSKEETRPLRKMGHINIHGKNLEDCKKTATLIRNTFKIIA, from the coding sequence ATGGGAATTTTCAATCCTCGGTCCAGAAAAATAGGAATTTTAGGTGGCGGACAATTGGGTAAAATGCTTGCTCAGGAAGCCTCCAGAATGGATCTCGATGTCTCTTTTATGGACAAGGATAAAGGTTATCCTGCAGCAAAGGTGTGTCCACAATTTTACGAAGGCAATTTTAACAACTACGACGATGTGTTGAATTTTGGAAGAAAGATGAACGTTGTTACAATTGAAATCGAACATGTTCATATAGGAGCCCTGAAACAACTCGAATCAGAAGGAATTCAGGTATTCCCACAACCGCATGTATTGGAATTCATACAAGATAAAGGATTGCAAAAGCAATTTTATAAGGATCATCATTTTCCAACTGCCGAATTCAGTTTGTACGAAAATAAAATAGAAATTCTGGAAGCAGTAAATCGTGGCGATATAGAGTTTCCTTTTGTACAAAAGCTCCGCAAAGGCGGTTATGATGGAAAAGGTGTTCAGATTGTAAATTCCAGGGACGACCTTTCCAAATTAATGGATGAACCTGGTATTATTGAAACAAAAGCGAAAATTCAGAAGGAAGTTGCCGTAATCGCTGTGCGAAATACTTTTGGCGAATGTAAAGCATATTCTCCGGTGTCCATGGATTTTCACAGCGAAGCAAATCTGGTGGAAGATGTGGTATGCCCTGCAGAAATTCCAGAAGAAACTAAAATGGCTGCCATAGATTTGGCCATCAGAATTGCCAACAAACTGGAGATTGTTGGATTGCTTGCTGTGGAGATGTTTTACAACGAAGATGACAGCTTATGGATCAACGAAATAGCACCCAGACCTCACAACAGCGGACACATTACTTTAGATAACGGTGCAATAAGCCAGTTTGAAAATCATCTCAGAGCTATCCTCGGACTTGGTATCGGACAGACGACCTGCATGTTGCCATCCGTCATGATTAACCTCCTCGGAGATCCTGTTTATTCAGGAAAAGCATTATATTCAGGTTTTGATGAGATCATGAAAATGGATGGCGTTTTTGTTCACTTGTACAGCAAAGAAGAAACCCGTCCGTTGCGGAAAATGGGACATATCAACATCCATGGAAAAAATTTGGAAGATTGTAAAAAGACAGCAACATTAATCAGAAACACTTTTAAAATCATCGCATGA
- a CDS encoding divalent-cation tolerance protein CutA, with amino-acid sequence MNKSIVFFYIPYPDEISARETGMHLIENKIAACVQYFPVHSNFLWNKQFEKSDEIVLIAKTLKASQKALRKAIRKMHPYELPFIGHFEMQVNKEYYNWARSIVKK; translated from the coding sequence ATGAATAAATCAATTGTTTTTTTCTACATACCCTATCCGGACGAAATATCTGCAAGAGAAACAGGTATGCATCTCATTGAAAACAAAATAGCTGCCTGTGTTCAGTATTTTCCAGTGCATTCAAATTTCCTTTGGAACAAACAATTTGAAAAATCCGATGAAATTGTGTTGATTGCTAAAACTCTGAAAGCATCTCAAAAAGCTCTTAGAAAAGCCATTCGAAAAATGCATCCTTATGAATTACCTTTTATAGGCCATTTTGAAATGCAGGTCAACAAGGAATATTATAATTGGGCCAGGAGTATTGTGAAAAAGTAA
- the prfB gene encoding peptide chain release factor 2 (programmed frameshift), translating to MTIEQFKDLKKRLGELGGFFDVDHKRIQIEDKEQQALDPNFWNQPERAEEIMKEIKSAKKWLSSYTQAETAVNDLEVLWEFAETGDVSEQELDDKYQECIHIIDDIEFRSTLNKPEDELSCVIEINAGAGGTESCDWSAMLYRMYLMWAERNGYKVSQINYQAGDVAGIKTAELEINGEYAYGMLKGENGVHRLVRVSPFNSQGKRMTSFSSVFVHPLVDDRIEVNINTADLEWDTFRSSGAGGQHVNKTESAVRVRHLPSGLVVECQQERSQHQNREKALQLLKSKLYEKELERQMFERNKVEATKMKNEWGSQIRSYVLDDRRVKDHRTDYQTSQTELVLDGYIDEFLKAYLMSKQEVAGE from the exons ATGACTATAGAACAATTTAAAGATTTAAAGAAAAGGCTCGGTGAGCTA GGGGGTTTCTTTGACGTCGATCATAAGAGAATTCAGATAGAGGATAAGGAGCAACAGGCATTGGACCCGAATTTCTGGAATCAGCCGGAAAGGGCGGAAGAGATCATGAAGGAAATTAAATCTGCAAAGAAGTGGCTTTCCTCATATACTCAGGCTGAAACAGCGGTAAATGACCTGGAAGTGTTGTGGGAATTCGCCGAAACCGGCGATGTTAGCGAACAGGAGCTCGATGATAAGTATCAGGAATGTATCCACATCATCGACGATATTGAATTCAGATCCACACTGAATAAACCGGAAGATGAATTGAGTTGCGTAATTGAAATTAATGCCGGAGCAGGGGGTACTGAATCCTGTGACTGGTCGGCGATGTTGTATCGCATGTATTTGATGTGGGCAGAGCGCAATGGCTACAAAGTGAGTCAGATCAACTATCAGGCCGGCGATGTGGCAGGTATTAAAACTGCAGAACTCGAGATCAATGGCGAATATGCTTATGGCATGTTGAAAGGAGAAAATGGTGTACATCGATTGGTGAGAGTCAGCCCATTTAATTCTCAGGGTAAACGGATGACATCATTTTCATCGGTATTTGTGCATCCGCTTGTCGACGATCGCATTGAGGTTAATATCAACACTGCAGATCTGGAATGGGATACATTCAGGTCGAGTGGGGCGGGAGGACAGCATGTCAATAAAACAGAATCCGCTGTGCGGGTACGACATCTGCCAAGTGGACTGGTTGTGGAATGTCAGCAGGAAAGGTCCCAGCATCAAAATCGCGAAAAGGCATTGCAACTTCTAAAATCCAAATTGTATGAAAAAGAACTCGAGCGGCAGATGTTTGAGAGAAACAAAGTCGAAGCCACGAAAATGAAAAACGAATGGGGTTCACAAATCCGTTCTTATGTATTGGATGACCGCCGTGTGAAAGACCACAGGACAGATTATCAAACTTCTCAAACTGAACTGGTACTCGATGGGTATATCGATGAGTTTCTGAAAGCTTATCTGATGAGTAAACAGGAAGTTGCGGGGGAATGA
- a CDS encoding FKBP-type peptidyl-prolyl cis-trans isomerase has product MQKTLNGFDFEFIQNESGESPKEGDYVYFRYYVKTGDSLLFSSTMQNDMIRFKLPKVEKQEAKNAQPMLEAIYLMSKGDSAVVHQVVDEDMKKAIGISNVEKLSFYVALLDVKDEASYKADMEVEQKKAEEKRIAMQGEAAAVAEKAKVILADFKAGKFDATLLKTESGLRYIVHEAGNGPKAESGKPVSVHYYGMLMDGTKFDDSWSRGDVFKFMLGQGQVIPGWDEGVSNLNEGAKATLIIPAALGYGAEGAPPSIPGNSELMFYIEVQKVN; this is encoded by the coding sequence ATGCAAAAAACACTGAACGGATTTGATTTTGAATTCATTCAGAATGAATCCGGCGAGTCACCTAAGGAAGGCGATTATGTTTATTTTCGCTATTATGTTAAAACCGGGGATTCTTTGTTGTTTTCATCGACCATGCAAAACGACATGATCCGCTTTAAATTGCCTAAAGTTGAAAAGCAGGAAGCCAAGAATGCTCAACCCATGCTTGAAGCCATTTATTTAATGTCAAAAGGCGATAGTGCTGTCGTGCATCAGGTTGTAGATGAGGATATGAAAAAAGCAATTGGCATTTCTAATGTCGAGAAGTTATCATTTTATGTTGCTCTTTTGGACGTTAAAGATGAAGCTTCCTACAAAGCAGACATGGAAGTAGAACAAAAGAAAGCTGAAGAAAAGAGAATAGCCATGCAAGGCGAAGCTGCTGCTGTTGCAGAAAAAGCTAAAGTAATTTTAGCGGACTTTAAAGCGGGCAAATTCGATGCAACTTTATTAAAGACAGAAAGTGGATTGAGGTACATCGTACACGAAGCAGGTAATGGTCCGAAAGCAGAATCTGGCAAACCGGTTTCAGTGCATTATTACGGGATGTTGATGGATGGTACTAAATTTGATGATTCGTGGTCCAGAGGAGATGTTTTTAAATTTATGTTGGGCCAGGGACAAGTCATTCCAGGTTGGGACGAAGGAGTATCAAATCTCAACGAAGGGGCAAAAGCTACCCTGATTATACCTGCAGCATTGGGATATGGTGCAGAGGGAGCTCCACCATCGATTCCTGGAAATTCTGAATTGATGTTTTATATTGAAGTTCAGAAAGTTAATTAA
- a CDS encoding triose-phosphate isomerase, whose product MSVNRPKIVAANWKMNLLPSDAMDLVAQYDFKFGEDAAEVVLFPPFTHISMMKAALQLGFKLGAQNCSLEQMGAFTGEIAVEMLTDLNCSHVLVGHSEARSRNSHENGWVSKKIRRALDAGLHVVYCCGESLETRLREAEYTWVGNQLSGDLSLVPAGELGQLIIAYEPIWAIGTGKNASPEQAQEMHVFIRKKMSELYGQVSAEIPILYGGSVSSANALTLAEMPDIDGVLVGGSSLKPIEFRMIFEAFRGLSEQ is encoded by the coding sequence ATGTCTGTAAATCGTCCCAAGATCGTTGCTGCAAACTGGAAAATGAATCTGTTGCCTTCCGATGCTATGGATTTAGTTGCTCAATATGATTTTAAATTTGGAGAAGATGCCGCAGAGGTGGTCTTGTTTCCTCCTTTTACGCACATCAGCATGATGAAAGCGGCTTTGCAACTAGGTTTTAAGCTTGGGGCGCAAAATTGCTCTTTAGAGCAAATGGGAGCGTTTACCGGAGAAATTGCAGTTGAAATGCTTACAGATCTGAATTGTTCGCATGTCCTTGTAGGTCATAGTGAAGCCAGGAGCAGGAATAGTCATGAAAATGGGTGGGTTTCGAAGAAAATCAGAAGGGCTTTGGATGCAGGACTCCATGTGGTGTATTGTTGCGGGGAATCTTTGGAAACCCGTTTACGGGAAGCCGAATATACATGGGTAGGCAATCAATTGTCCGGTGATTTGAGTTTGGTACCAGCCGGTGAACTGGGGCAGTTGATCATCGCGTATGAACCCATTTGGGCTATAGGAACAGGTAAAAATGCCAGTCCGGAACAGGCCCAGGAAATGCATGTTTTTATCAGGAAAAAGATGTCAGAACTTTATGGCCAGGTCTCAGCGGAAATTCCCATATTGTATGGGGGAAGTGTCAGCTCAGCGAATGCTTTGACACTTGCTGAAATGCCTGATATTGATGGAGTTCTCGTGGGTGGCAGCAGCCTGAAGCCGATCGAATTCAGAATGATTTTTGAAGCCTTTCGTGGGTTGTCAGAACAATGA
- the ppk1 gene encoding polyphosphate kinase 1: MSDPIFNQESLETTVRQEYIDRDISWLHFNYRVLQEAKDADVPLLERLKFLAIYSSNLGEFFRIRVAHHKNLAKLGKNTKSHLDYNPKLMLKQLYKIANNQLTEFNNIFDNQIIPELKNHSIYLLSHIEISEAQQQFVENYFNENLLPFVQPVLLIEQKVKPFLANSELYLTVMLKDKSLLTQELHYAVVKIPSDHLPRFIELPCEKDRHDVILLDEIVRASLKWLFPGFDIIDSYSIKLTRDAELYIEDEFSGDLLEKIKKSLIKRNIGPASRLVYDNSMPKEMLAFLLRLLEIDKDDLTPEGRYHNNFDFLNFPDFGKKELKNKTLRPIDYRGLAKGSNIFDNISKSEHLLCFPYHNYEPVIQLFEQAAKDPDVTSIKITQYRVARKSRIMDALKLAASEGKSVFVFIEVKARFDEANNLAWGEELEKMGVKVRYSFPGLKVHSKTALITRKENDTLEHYAYLSTGNFHELTSRIYVDYGFFTKDESLTSEISRFFSFLENIKLPNVGFKHLLVGQFNLNDEIHSLIEFEKNQARLGKKAQIILKLNNLQDYEIMDMLYKASESGVEIKLVIRGICGMIIGKKGLSENIEGIAIIDRFLEHSRIYYFYHGGEEKLFLSSADWMARNLHFRIETAFPIYNSRFKKIILDNIDYQLRDNVKARTLHYETLNAYIRQEGKRKFQSQLETHKYFKELNEQQYGK; encoded by the coding sequence ATGTCCGATCCAATATTCAACCAGGAGTCGCTGGAAACGACCGTCAGACAAGAATATATAGACCGCGATATCAGCTGGTTACATTTTAACTACCGGGTATTGCAAGAAGCCAAAGATGCCGATGTTCCCCTGTTGGAGCGATTAAAATTTCTGGCCATCTATTCCTCCAACCTTGGAGAGTTTTTCAGAATTCGGGTAGCTCACCATAAAAACCTGGCCAAATTAGGCAAAAACACCAAGAGCCATTTGGATTACAACCCCAAATTAATGCTGAAACAACTTTACAAAATTGCCAACAACCAATTGACGGAATTCAATAATATTTTTGACAACCAAATTATACCCGAACTCAAAAACCATTCGATATATCTGCTTTCTCATATAGAAATTTCTGAAGCACAACAACAATTTGTCGAAAATTATTTCAACGAAAATTTACTTCCTTTTGTACAACCTGTGCTTCTTATAGAACAAAAGGTAAAACCCTTTCTCGCCAATTCAGAACTTTACCTGACGGTCATGCTGAAAGACAAATCTTTGCTGACCCAAGAACTGCACTATGCGGTCGTAAAAATTCCTTCCGATCACCTGCCCCGCTTTATTGAATTGCCCTGCGAAAAAGACAGGCATGATGTCATCTTGCTCGATGAAATCGTGCGGGCCTCTTTAAAGTGGTTGTTTCCGGGATTTGATATCATAGATTCCTACAGCATTAAACTAACGAGAGATGCTGAGTTGTACATTGAAGACGAATTTAGCGGAGACCTGCTCGAAAAAATTAAAAAGAGTTTAATTAAAAGAAATATCGGTCCGGCTTCGAGACTGGTCTATGACAATTCAATGCCAAAAGAAATGCTGGCATTCCTCCTCCGGCTGCTGGAAATTGATAAGGATGACTTAACACCCGAAGGACGTTACCACAATAATTTTGATTTTCTAAACTTCCCGGATTTCGGCAAAAAAGAATTAAAAAATAAAACGCTAAGACCGATAGATTACCGAGGATTAGCCAAAGGTTCAAATATTTTTGACAACATCAGCAAATCTGAACACCTCTTGTGCTTTCCGTATCATAATTATGAGCCGGTTATCCAGTTATTTGAACAGGCTGCCAAAGATCCGGATGTCACTTCAATTAAAATCACCCAATACCGTGTTGCACGAAAATCGCGCATCATGGATGCCTTAAAGCTTGCAGCTTCTGAAGGAAAGAGTGTTTTTGTTTTTATCGAAGTTAAAGCCCGGTTTGACGAAGCCAATAACTTAGCCTGGGGAGAGGAACTCGAAAAAATGGGGGTTAAAGTCAGGTATAGCTTTCCCGGACTGAAGGTGCATTCAAAAACAGCACTCATTACGAGAAAGGAAAACGATACTCTTGAGCATTACGCATATTTATCTACTGGAAATTTTCACGAACTCACCTCGCGCATCTATGTAGATTATGGATTTTTTACCAAAGATGAATCCCTCACTTCTGAGATCAGCCGCTTTTTCAGTTTTTTGGAAAACATCAAGCTGCCCAATGTTGGATTCAAACATTTGTTAGTGGGACAATTCAATCTCAACGATGAAATCCATTCGTTGATCGAATTTGAAAAAAATCAGGCTAGATTAGGCAAGAAGGCTCAGATCATATTAAAACTCAACAACCTCCAGGATTACGAGATTATGGACATGCTTTACAAAGCTTCTGAATCCGGTGTCGAAATTAAACTAGTCATCCGTGGTATTTGCGGAATGATTATTGGCAAAAAGGGACTGAGCGAAAACATAGAAGGCATTGCTATAATAGACCGTTTTTTAGAACATTCCCGTATCTATTATTTTTATCATGGCGGTGAGGAAAAGTTGTTTTTGTCTTCTGCAGACTGGATGGCAAGAAATCTGCATTTCCGGATTGAAACCGCATTCCCAATTTACAATTCAAGATTTAAAAAAATAATCCTGGACAATATCGATTACCAGCTCAGAGACAACGTAAAGGCACGGACCTTACATTACGAAACTTTGAATGCCTATATAAGACAAGAAGGCAAAAGAAAATTCCAATCACAATTAGAGACACACAAATACTTTAAAGAATTAAATGAACAACAGTACGGCAAATAA